One stretch of Helicobacteraceae bacterium DNA includes these proteins:
- a CDS encoding adenylate kinase codes for MKKIFLVIGAPGSGKTTDAERIAKNSPEKIAHYSAGDLLRAEVASGSDRGKAIDGFISKGNLVPLEIVVNTIVGAIKQSDKDAVIIDGYPRSVDQMDALDTILKNEKSVKLAAVIEVEVGEKTARERVLGRARGADDDEKVFDNRMNVYLEPIEDIRRFYAVKNLLKKIDGERAIDEIVSEMNDFIQSKL; via the coding sequence ATGAAAAAAATATTCTTAGTAATCGGAGCGCCCGGCAGCGGCAAAACAACCGACGCGGAACGCATAGCCAAAAACTCGCCTGAAAAGATCGCGCACTACAGCGCGGGCGATCTGCTTCGCGCCGAAGTGGCGAGCGGCAGCGATCGCGGCAAAGCGATAGACGGTTTTATCAGCAAGGGCAATCTGGTGCCGCTTGAGATCGTGGTCAATACGATCGTGGGCGCGATCAAACAAAGCGACAAAGACGCGGTGATTATCGACGGTTACCCGCGCAGCGTCGATCAGATGGATGCGTTAGATACGATTCTTAAAAACGAAAAAAGCGTAAAACTAGCGGCGGTGATCGAGGTCGAGGTAGGCGAAAAAACCGCGAGAGAGCGGGTTCTTGGACGCGCGCGCGGCGCGGACGACGACGAGAAGGTGTTTGATAACCGAATGAACGTTTATCTTGAGCCGATCGAAGATATACGCAGGTTTTACGCCGTAAAGAATCTGCTAAAAAAGATCGACGGCGAGCGGGCGATCGACGAGATCGTAAGCGAAATGAACGACTTTATTCAATCCAAACTATAG
- the aspS gene encoding aspartate--tRNA ligase: MRTRYATELSRNDIGKEVEVAGWADSARDHGGVIFIDLRDKSGIIQLVCDPADSKEAHESANAVRGEFAIAAKGKVRARGEGLTNPRLKTGEIEIVVDTLTIANKSATPPFAIGDHKVSEETRLKYRYLDLRSPKLQENFRLRSRVSHAMRVSLLEQGFTEIETPILTRPTPEGARDYLTPSRVHQGEFYALPQSPQLFKQLLMIAGFDRYYQIARCFRDEDLRADRQPEFTQVDVEMSFCDDNEVMDVAEKLLKAAFKAAERDITIPFERMSYRDATEIYGSDKPDLRYALELIDVIDLFSNTGLKVFAEIAKDAKRNRIKALKVENGDRLTRKEIDYLTDFVAKFGAKGLAWIKLKEGALQGPIVKFLGEDEQRAIIERAGAKEGDLIFFGAGSKKIVLDYMGRLRQEIARLLKLADPNEFRFLWVVDFPMFERGEDGKLAALHHPFTRPRDLGASDPEEIQSIAYDVVLNGCELGGGSIRIHDEELQKEVFKLLNISPEEQNAKFGFLLDALKFGAPPHGGFAIGLDRLIMLISGAESIRDVIAFPKTQRAQCLMSGAPAQAEEAQLSELGLRLRKQNR, from the coding sequence TTGAGAACGCGATACGCGACGGAGTTAAGCCGAAACGATATAGGCAAAGAGGTTGAGGTTGCGGGTTGGGCGGATAGCGCGCGCGATCACGGCGGCGTTATCTTTATCGATCTTAGGGATAAAAGCGGGATTATTCAACTTGTTTGCGATCCCGCCGATAGCAAGGAGGCGCACGAGAGCGCAAACGCGGTTAGAGGCGAGTTTGCGATCGCGGCTAAGGGCAAAGTCCGCGCAAGAGGCGAGGGGCTGACCAATCCGCGCCTGAAAACGGGCGAGATCGAGATTGTGGTAGATACGCTTACGATCGCGAATAAAAGCGCCACGCCGCCGTTTGCGATCGGCGATCATAAGGTCTCCGAAGAGACGCGGCTAAAATACCGCTACCTCGATCTGCGAAGCCCCAAACTGCAGGAGAATTTTCGCTTGCGCTCGCGCGTAAGCCACGCTATGCGCGTCAGCTTGCTAGAGCAAGGCTTCACGGAGATTGAAACGCCGATTTTGACGCGCCCCACGCCCGAAGGCGCGAGGGATTATCTTACGCCAAGCCGCGTTCATCAGGGCGAGTTTTACGCGCTGCCGCAGTCGCCGCAACTATTCAAACAACTGCTTATGATCGCGGGGTTTGATCGCTACTATCAGATCGCCCGCTGTTTTCGAGACGAGGACCTTCGCGCCGATCGCCAGCCCGAATTTACGCAAGTTGACGTAGAGATGAGCTTTTGCGACGATAACGAAGTGATGGACGTAGCCGAGAAGCTGCTAAAAGCCGCGTTCAAAGCCGCCGAACGCGACATAACTATTCCGTTTGAGCGAATGAGCTATCGCGACGCGACGGAGATATACGGCTCGGACAAGCCCGATCTGCGTTACGCTCTGGAGCTGATCGATGTGATCGACCTGTTTTCAAATACGGGCTTGAAGGTGTTCGCCGAGATCGCCAAAGACGCTAAGCGCAACAGAATCAAAGCGCTTAAAGTGGAAAACGGCGATCGGCTCACGCGCAAAGAGATTGACTATCTGACCGATTTTGTCGCCAAGTTCGGCGCGAAGGGGTTGGCGTGGATTAAGCTAAAAGAGGGCGCGTTGCAAGGTCCGATCGTCAAGTTTTTGGGCGAAGACGAGCAGAGGGCGATTATCGAGCGCGCGGGGGCTAAGGAGGGCGATCTGATCTTCTTTGGCGCGGGGAGCAAAAAGATTGTGCTGGATTATATGGGGCGGCTCCGCCAAGAGATCGCGCGACTGCTTAAACTAGCCGATCCAAACGAGTTTCGCTTCCTATGGGTCGTCGATTTTCCGATGTTCGAGCGCGGCGAGGACGGCAAACTCGCGGCGTTGCACCACCCCTTCACCCGCCCGCGCGATCTAGGCGCGAGCGATCCAGAGGAGATACAATCGATCGCCTACGACGTCGTTCTTAACGGCTGCGAGCTTGGCGGCGGCAGTATCCGCATTCATGACGAGGAGCTTCAAAAAGAGGTGTTCAAGCTGCTGAATATCTCGCCCGAAGAGCAGAACGCTAAGTTTGGATTTTTGCTAGACGCTTTGAAATTCGGCGCGCCGCCGCACGGCGGTTTTGCGATCGGGCTTGATCGATTGATTATGCTTATAAGCGGCGCGGAGAGCATTCGAGACGTGATCGCCTTTCCAAAAACGCAACGCGCGCAGTGTCTGATGAGCGGCGCGCCCGCACAGGCGGAAGAGGCGCAGTTAAGCGAGCTTGGTTTGCGCCTTCGCAAACAAAATAGATAG
- a CDS encoding ATP-binding cassette domain-containing protein, producing MILVKDAKVSFDSQIALNVKTLAIARGAKIAVTGESGSGKSTLLHILCGLERIDEGEVRWDEVVISDLGELKRDRFRGEKIGLIAQDFYLYYGLSAIENALLPASFRFWRVPKSLKARALYLLERLGVKADQSAHTLSRGEKQRTAIARALLCKPQAIIADEPTASLDASAATEAIDALLELCEENGCTLICATHDKKLIARMGRTLELKKGEAIEALFPC from the coding sequence ATGATCCTAGTAAAAGACGCAAAGGTTAGCTTCGATAGCCAGATCGCGCTAAACGTAAAAACATTGGCGATCGCCAGAGGCGCGAAGATCGCCGTTACGGGCGAATCAGGAAGCGGCAAAAGCACGCTATTACACATATTGTGCGGATTAGAGAGGATCGACGAGGGAGAGGTGCGTTGGGACGAGGTTGTTATAAGCGATCTCGGCGAGTTAAAACGCGATCGCTTTAGGGGCGAGAAGATCGGGCTTATAGCGCAGGATTTTTATCTCTACTACGGGCTTAGCGCGATTGAAAACGCGCTTCTGCCCGCCTCGTTTCGCTTCTGGCGCGTCCCTAAATCGCTAAAGGCGCGGGCGCTCTATCTGCTGGAGCGTTTAGGGGTGAAGGCGGATCAAAGCGCGCACACCCTCTCGCGCGGCGAAAAACAGCGGACGGCGATCGCGAGGGCTTTGTTATGCAAACCGCAGGCGATTATCGCCGACGAGCCAACCGCGAGTCTGGACGCCTCCGCCGCGACGGAGGCGATCGACGCGCTTCTCGAATTGTGCGAAGAGAACGGCTGCACGCTGATATGCGCCACGCACGATAAAAAGCTAATCGCGCGAATGGGGCGGACGCTGGAGTTGAAAAAGGGCGAGGCGATCGAGGCGCTTTTCCCGTGTTAA
- a CDS encoding NAD(P)H-dependent glycerol-3-phosphate dehydrogenase, giving the protein MRVAIIGGGKWGQALQTAFLDGKVEVGVASRVQRDLPNMVSVEAALEAPLLVMAISVQATREWLKERFRFKGQKILVASKGIDTQSGKFLNEIYADFAPRENAAFLSGPGFAAEISKKLPAALTIASISDETAATFTRCFPNWIKTYRSSDVIGAEIAGAYKNVIAIAAGTCASLELGANARAALITRGLAEMTRFGLFFGANLETFLGLAGVGDLTLTATSALSRNYRVGFALGQKRTLESVLNELGEVAEGVPTARAIVKLAADNKLYTPIANEVAKLFDGGDPSASVESLLIRANEKEF; this is encoded by the coding sequence GTGCGAGTTGCGATCATCGGAGGCGGTAAATGGGGGCAGGCGCTACAAACGGCGTTCCTCGACGGCAAAGTAGAGGTTGGCGTCGCCTCTCGCGTTCAGCGGGATTTGCCCAATATGGTCAGCGTCGAAGCCGCGCTGGAGGCGCCTTTATTGGTTATGGCTATTAGCGTTCAAGCCACGCGCGAGTGGCTTAAAGAGCGCTTTCGGTTCAAAGGGCAGAAAATCCTTGTGGCAAGCAAGGGAATCGACACGCAAAGCGGCAAATTTCTCAACGAAATATACGCCGATTTCGCGCCGCGCGAGAACGCGGCGTTTTTAAGCGGACCGGGCTTTGCGGCGGAGATTTCCAAAAAACTACCCGCCGCGCTGACTATCGCCTCCATATCGGACGAAACCGCCGCGACCTTTACGCGCTGTTTTCCAAATTGGATAAAAACCTACCGATCCTCCGACGTAATCGGCGCGGAGATAGCGGGCGCGTATAAAAACGTTATCGCGATCGCCGCCGGAACCTGCGCTAGTTTGGAGCTAGGCGCGAACGCCAGAGCCGCCCTAATTACGCGCGGGCTTGCCGAAATGACGCGGTTTGGTCTGTTTTTTGGCGCGAACTTGGAGACTTTCTTGGGCTTGGCGGGCGTAGGAGATTTGACGCTCACCGCCACAAGCGCGCTAAGCCGAAACTATCGCGTCGGATTCGCGCTCGGACAAAAGCGGACGCTAGAAAGCGTCTTGAACGAGTTGGGCGAAGTGGCGGAGGGCGTGCCTACCGCCCGCGCGATCGTAAAGTTAGCCGCCGACAACAAGCTATACACGCCGATAGCAAACGAGGTGGCTAAGCTATTTGACGGCGGCGATCCGTCGGCGAGCGTCGAGTCTTTGTTGATTCGCGCCAACGAAAAGGAGTTTTAG
- a CDS encoding glutamate-5-semialdehyde dehydrogenase, producing the protein MTLFLQKVKGASRVVAKLDGKTRAALIDEMANAIEANKAAILEANGIDMRNGADLSNAMRDRLELNDKRVLEIVKGLKEIAALRDPIGAVIEGWITEDNLKIEKVSAAIGVVGVIYESRPNVTADVAALCFKSANAAILKSGKEAARSSAAIVGVLQGVLEKNRLPKEAIALLPDSSREAVKWLVRQDKYIDLIVPRGGEALIKLVSQNATVPVVKHDKGVCHLYLHESAEYDKAESVAINAKVQKPSACNAIETLLIDEAIAAAFLPKLKAAFDLRGVELRGCEKTSAIIDVKTADETDWATEYLDNILSVKTIGGIDEAIAHIQTYGSAHSEAIIARDHGAIERFLREIDAACVYANASTRFTDGGKFGFGAEVGISTNKFHARGPMGIRELTTYKYLIYGDGQIRE; encoded by the coding sequence ATGACTCTGTTTTTGCAAAAAGTAAAAGGGGCTTCGAGGGTCGTCGCGAAACTTGACGGCAAAACTAGAGCGGCGCTAATAGACGAGATGGCAAACGCGATCGAGGCGAACAAGGCGGCGATCTTAGAGGCAAACGGGATAGATATGCGTAACGGCGCCGATCTCTCAAACGCTATGCGCGATCGATTGGAACTAAACGACAAGCGCGTTTTGGAGATTGTAAAGGGTTTGAAAGAGATTGCCGCTTTGCGCGATCCTATCGGCGCGGTGATAGAGGGTTGGATTACCGAAGATAACTTAAAAATCGAGAAAGTATCCGCGGCGATCGGAGTCGTGGGCGTGATTTACGAGTCGCGTCCGAACGTTACGGCGGACGTAGCCGCGCTATGTTTTAAGTCCGCCAACGCCGCGATACTAAAAAGCGGCAAGGAGGCGGCGCGCAGCTCCGCGGCGATCGTAGGCGTTTTGCAGGGCGTATTAGAGAAAAACCGACTGCCCAAAGAGGCGATCGCCCTACTGCCCGATAGCTCCCGCGAAGCGGTCAAATGGCTTGTCAGGCAGGATAAATACATCGATCTGATCGTCCCGCGCGGCGGCGAGGCGCTGATAAAATTGGTCTCTCAAAACGCTACCGTTCCCGTCGTTAAGCATGATAAAGGGGTATGCCATCTCTACCTACACGAAAGCGCCGAGTATGACAAAGCCGAGAGCGTGGCGATCAACGCCAAAGTTCAAAAGCCCAGCGCGTGCAACGCGATCGAAACGTTGCTAATCGACGAGGCGATCGCCGCGGCGTTTCTGCCAAAACTTAAAGCGGCGTTTGATCTGCGCGGCGTAGAGCTTCGCGGTTGCGAAAAAACCAGCGCAATCATCGACGTGAAAACGGCGGACGAAACGGATTGGGCGACGGAGTATTTAGACAATATCCTATCGGTAAAAACGATCGGCGGGATCGATGAAGCGATAGCGCATATTCAAACCTACGGATCGGCGCACAGCGAAGCCATTATCGCGCGCGATCACGGCGCGATCGAGAGGTTTTTGCGCGAAATCGACGCGGCGTGCGTCTATGCCAACGCCTCCACGCGCTTTACCGACGGCGGCAAATTTGGCTTTGGCGCGGAGGTTGGAATCAGCACAAACAAGTTTCACGCGCGCGGACCTATGGGAATTAGGGAGCTAACGACCTATAAATATCTAATCTACGGCGACGGACAGATAAGAGAGTAA
- a CDS encoding D-alanine--D-alanine ligase — translation MRKPIILFGGQSYEHEISIVSAISLHKAISAQCSFVFLSPDRRFYLINLIDMKAEHFASGRYRKNTELFLARGGFERKTLFGRTPIDGDAVISVAHGADGEDGKLAALFEFYAIAYVGPRLEASVLSYNKLFTKFLAAAAGVKTLPYQIIKRGDAIDIPYPFIIKPLRLGSSIGVCVAKNESELSYAIDMAFEFDDEAIVEPFIADVREYNLAGCKTLDGWRLSVIEQPQKKELLDFEQKYLDFAREGKVEEAALPNETAEALRETFKKIYSQGFDGALIRCDFFVVNNEAVLNEINPIPGSLANHLFDDYETTLNELMDSLPRSRQIAVTYNYIRSIKTAKGKL, via the coding sequence ATGAGAAAGCCTATCATACTATTCGGCGGTCAAAGTTACGAACACGAGATTAGCATCGTTAGCGCGATCTCGCTACACAAAGCGATCAGCGCGCAATGCTCGTTTGTGTTTTTGTCTCCCGATCGCCGCTTTTACTTAATCAACCTAATCGATATGAAAGCCGAGCATTTCGCAAGCGGGCGATATAGGAAAAACACGGAGCTTTTTCTGGCGCGGGGCGGATTTGAGCGCAAAACGCTATTTGGTAGAACGCCAATCGACGGCGACGCGGTGATCAGCGTCGCGCACGGCGCGGACGGCGAGGACGGAAAACTCGCCGCGCTTTTCGAGTTTTACGCCATAGCGTATGTGGGACCTAGATTAGAGGCGTCGGTGTTAAGCTACAACAAACTTTTTACGAAGTTTTTAGCGGCGGCGGCGGGCGTAAAAACATTGCCCTATCAGATAATAAAACGCGGCGATGCGATCGACATACCCTACCCGTTTATCATTAAACCGTTGCGGCTTGGCAGCTCGATCGGCGTATGCGTCGCGAAAAACGAAAGCGAGTTAAGCTATGCGATCGATATGGCGTTTGAGTTTGACGACGAGGCGATTGTGGAGCCGTTTATAGCCGACGTGCGCGAGTATAATCTTGCCGGATGCAAAACGCTTGACGGGTGGCGGCTATCCGTAATCGAGCAACCGCAAAAAAAAGAATTGTTGGATTTCGAGCAAAAGTATCTTGATTTTGCCCGCGAGGGCAAGGTCGAAGAAGCCGCGCTGCCAAACGAAACGGCGGAGGCTTTGCGCGAAACGTTTAAGAAAATCTATTCGCAAGGTTTTGACGGCGCGCTGATCCGTTGCGATTTTTTTGTCGTGAATAACGAGGCGGTATTAAACGAGATCAACCCGATTCCGGGCAGTCTCGCCAACCATCTTTTTGACGATTACGAAACGACGTTAAACGAGCTTATGGACTCTCTGCCGCGCTCTAGACAGATCGCCGTAACCTACAACTATATCCGATCGATTAAAACGGCGAAGGGCAAGCTGTGA
- the ppa gene encoding inorganic diphosphatase, with product MDITKLSAGENPNKITAVIEIPYGSNIKYELDKESGAIVVDRVMFSSVFYPANYGFVPKTLADDGDPADILVLGDYAVAPGSVIKCRLIGMLVMEDESGLDEKLIAVPNSKIDPQFDRVSKLDELPEITLKRIKNFFETYKILEPGKWVKVKDFKGVDEAKAALDKALKAYKD from the coding sequence GTGGATATTACGAAATTAAGCGCGGGTGAAAATCCCAACAAGATTACGGCGGTTATTGAGATACCATACGGTTCAAATATCAAATACGAGCTAGACAAAGAAAGCGGCGCGATCGTAGTCGATCGGGTGATGTTTTCGTCGGTGTTTTATCCCGCGAATTACGGCTTCGTGCCTAAAACGCTTGCCGACGACGGCGATCCGGCGGATATTTTGGTATTAGGCGACTACGCGGTGGCGCCGGGATCGGTTATTAAATGCCGTCTGATCGGAATGTTGGTTATGGAGGACGAAAGCGGTCTGGACGAGAAACTTATCGCCGTTCCAAACTCCAAAATCGATCCGCAGTTCGATCGCGTCTCTAAACTCGACGAACTGCCCGAAATCACGCTTAAACGGATCAAAAACTTCTTTGAAACCTACAAGATTTTAGAACCGGGCAAATGGGTAAAGGTCAAGGATTTCAAAGGCGTAGATGAAGCCAAAGCCGCGCTTGATAAGGCGCTTAAAGCCTACAAAGACTAA
- a CDS encoding DUF5625 family protein encodes MKLFSKAVNLFNKAPLLAQMVILLALIALGFLIAATLVVGFMFREAIINDFLQALPSDYPVPPHEIKVDLSEKGNVYKTMIRVRIEEGVYMFHLKFIVKRFEEDGGFDSNQMTKLLGQDYFDYGRNVSLPEDSKYGVLIPVKLKVCKKDSAKCAVDKIFSTRAVFGRGINYIARGIEDRRLERGVYHIGLETLEDFPYLNDREVYLDIRRWVVK; translated from the coding sequence TTGAAACTGTTTAGCAAAGCGGTGAATTTATTTAATAAAGCGCCCCTTTTAGCGCAAATGGTTATTTTATTGGCGCTTATCGCTTTAGGTTTTCTTATAGCGGCAACGCTTGTTGTTGGCTTTATGTTTAGAGAGGCTATTATAAATGATTTCTTGCAAGCGCTACCTTCCGACTATCCCGTTCCGCCGCACGAAATCAAGGTTGATCTAAGCGAGAAAGGGAATGTTTACAAAACGATGATCAGGGTCAGGATAGAAGAAGGCGTTTATATGTTTCATTTAAAATTTATAGTAAAAAGATTTGAAGAAGACGGAGGGTTTGATAGTAATCAAATGACTAAACTTCTTGGCCAAGACTATTTTGACTACGGTCGTAATGTAAGCTTGCCCGAGGACAGCAAATATGGAGTTTTAATTCCAGTAAAGCTAAAGGTCTGCAAAAAAGACAGCGCAAAATGCGCCGTTGACAAGATATTTTCGACAAGAGCTGTTTTTGGAAGAGGAATCAATTATATTGCTCGCGGAATTGAAGATCGTAGACTGGAACGCGGAGTTTATCATATCGGGCTTGAAACGCTTGAGGATTTTCCGTATCTGAACGATAGGGAAGTATATCTTGATATCCGGCGATGGGTCGTCAAGTGA
- a CDS encoding alpha/beta hydrolase — protein sequence MAIRAVKTPTGVYEISYLLEGAADMPKVAVLHGWGANKELMKNAFSRYFGGFRALYIDLPGFGASKNDRALATKDYAQIIAAAFNELDFAPKAIIGHSFGGKIATLLDPQLLVLLGSAGIPKPKSLAVRLKIALAKRIKRFGAGALRDWFRTKDASGMSENMYETLKIVVDEDFSAEFAKRDKPTLIFWGKTDRATPLKSGEIIAELIKNSVFTPLEGDHFFFASNAETIASAIAARLTGAEQVEVS from the coding sequence GTGGCGATCAGAGCCGTTAAAACGCCGACGGGCGTTTATGAAATATCCTATCTGCTAGAGGGCGCGGCGGATATGCCAAAAGTCGCCGTTTTGCACGGCTGGGGCGCGAACAAAGAGTTGATGAAGAACGCTTTTTCGCGCTATTTTGGCGGTTTTCGGGCGCTATATATCGATCTGCCCGGTTTTGGCGCGAGCAAAAACGATCGCGCTTTGGCGACGAAAGATTACGCGCAAATAATCGCCGCCGCGTTTAACGAGCTGGATTTCGCGCCGAAGGCGATTATAGGGCATAGCTTTGGCGGCAAGATTGCTACCCTGCTCGATCCGCAATTATTGGTCTTGCTTGGCAGCGCGGGTATTCCAAAGCCAAAATCTTTAGCGGTGCGCCTAAAAATCGCGCTGGCTAAACGCATTAAGCGCTTTGGCGCGGGCGCGTTGCGCGATTGGTTTCGCACAAAAGACGCTAGCGGTATGAGCGAAAATATGTATGAAACGCTAAAAATAGTAGTGGACGAGGATTTTTCCGCCGAGTTTGCCAAACGGGATAAACCGACGCTAATTTTCTGGGGCAAAACCGATCGGGCTACGCCGTTAAAAAGCGGCGAGATAATCGCCGAGTTGATCAAAAACAGCGTATTCACTCCGCTTGAAGGCGATCATTTCTTTTTCGCTTCAAACGCCGAAACGATCGCTTCGGCGATCGCGGCGCGTCTGACGGGAGCGGAGCAAGTAGAGGTTTCTTAA
- a CDS encoding FtsX-like permease family protein — protein MLKLLRADLKRTAFFMLALTLLIALSAGFGMFVSLTERAIKDGSAKAADRFDLLIAAAGSKTQLVLSVVFLDQSALGAISGERYKEIANDPRTLWAAPLAFGDYYDGSPVIGTNAVLINAANSASLTGRVFENAREAVAGAKTGLKIGDRFTPIHGLIGQADARTHKGVSYRVVGSVSFGDAWDRAILVPIESIWSAHGLGRSFSSRQNLDHDEVFPVSAIVVKPKTIAGAYELRSAYNANGTQAAFPAEVLTALYGVLGDISAALEKIAFAARIAAIVVTAIAVTLYIGLKRRHIAALRAFGANARRVFLVILIGASALAIAGMALGVALARAAAWLAANQIAATQNFEAIVTFEAQDFAPLLTQFAILLVALSIACAFSFRYCASYYLKDSF, from the coding sequence GTGTTAAAACTGCTAAGAGCCGATCTTAAACGGACGGCGTTTTTTATGCTGGCGCTAACGCTTCTAATCGCGCTTAGCGCGGGGTTTGGAATGTTTGTTTCGCTTACCGAGCGCGCTATAAAAGACGGAAGCGCCAAAGCGGCGGATCGCTTCGATCTACTGATCGCCGCCGCGGGAAGCAAAACGCAGCTTGTATTATCCGTCGTCTTTTTGGATCAGAGCGCGCTTGGCGCGATAAGCGGCGAGCGTTACAAGGAGATCGCAAACGACCCGCGAACGCTATGGGCGGCTCCGCTGGCGTTTGGCGATTACTACGACGGATCGCCCGTGATCGGAACAAACGCCGTTTTGATTAACGCCGCAAATAGCGCCTCGCTTACGGGCAGGGTTTTTGAAAACGCGCGCGAGGCGGTGGCGGGAGCGAAAACGGGGCTGAAAATCGGCGATCGCTTTACCCCGATCCACGGCTTGATTGGGCAGGCTGACGCTAGAACGCACAAAGGCGTTTCCTATCGGGTGGTCGGCTCGGTTTCCTTTGGCGACGCGTGGGATCGCGCGATATTGGTTCCGATAGAGTCGATCTGGAGCGCTCACGGATTGGGGCGCTCGTTTAGCTCCCGTCAAAACCTTGATCACGACGAGGTTTTCCCCGTTTCGGCGATCGTCGTTAAACCTAAAACGATTGCGGGCGCTTACGAGCTTAGAAGCGCGTATAACGCGAACGGAACGCAGGCGGCGTTTCCCGCCGAAGTATTAACAGCCCTCTACGGCGTTTTGGGCGATATAAGCGCCGCGCTCGAAAAGATAGCTTTCGCGGCGCGTATAGCGGCGATCGTCGTTACCGCGATCGCCGTAACGCTCTACATCGGGCTGAAACGGCGGCATATCGCGGCTCTAAGGGCGTTTGGAGCAAACGCGCGGCGCGTGTTTTTGGTTATCTTGATCGGCGCGAGCGCGCTTGCGATCGCGGGTATGGCGCTAGGCGTCGCTCTTGCGCGCGCGGCGGCTTGGCTGGCGGCAAACCAGATCGCCGCTACGCAAAACTTCGAGGCGATCGTAACCTTTGAGGCGCAAGACTTTGCGCCGCTACTGACGCAGTTCGCGATTTTGCTTGTCGCGTTATCGATCGCGTGCGCCTTTTCGTTTCGATATTGCGCCTCGTATTATCTTAAGGACAGCTTTTAA